In the Candidatus Nezhaarchaeales archaeon genome, AAAGGCCTAGTGCTTAGCTTATCTAAGCATAAGAATAAATGCTTTACGGCGGAAAACCTGTATTCATTATTGACGGTGCTCCTTGGCTAAGCTAAGCCCTTCAAGAACTAAACCTACCATACAGGTGCAACACCTTTCGGACCTAGAAGCAGTATAGAATCCGTATACTCATCCTTTAAGGAGAGGAAGAAAATATTCTTCAGCACAATAACAGTAAACCTAAAAATAAATAAGCAACTAAGATGAATAAAGGTTGTTCAACACTAAAACCCATTCTACAAAATATTCACACTCTACTACAACCATTTTAAGGAGGTGAGCTTAAGTCCTAGAGGCCACATAGTAGGCCGCGAAGCCGAATAAAACTTTATACATTATTAGCTAACATCGGTATGTTTGAGAAGGTTAAGTACCGATAATACTATGAAGACTGCCTCTTCAGTCCTTATCGTTTCGGTAGACTGTCCAGGGGCAAAGTTAACGTTAAAGTCCGCTACCTCCTCTACCTTCAATCCCTCACGTTTTAATATATCTCGTAGGCCCTCGGTTGGAGAGCCGAAAAGTACTAACATGGATCGGGCCGATTTAATCCGAGCCCTTAAAGGTTTAATGACCTCTTTAAGGTCTACACCGTACTTAGAAGTAGCTATAGTTAGATCAGGCGATAAAGACTTTACAAGTTCACCTAGCGGCCGCCATAAAACCTTCGCCTCGTATCCAAAGTAATACGGTACTTCACTTCTATCGACGGGTTGAGCTTTAAGCTCGCATCCATTTCTCTCGAGCCGTAGAATTACGGGGCGCTTCTTGTTTAATTTAACCTTTTGAACCACCACCGGTTTATCTAGCCCCACTTCGACCAGTGATGAACCATCTTTAAGCCTAGAAGTAACCACGCCCTCCCTATAGGATAAGGGAGGTAACTGTTCGCCCTTGAGCTTTAACGGGTGATGCGGTGAACGTAAAGGTGGAAGGATACCCACATACCTTAAATACGGCTTTAAGGGGTAGAGGTACTTACGTAGGTATTGAGGGCAGTTCATGTAGTTAAGGATGTCAGCCACGATTAAAGCTTCGCTTCGCTTAACATCGGGTCGATCTTTATATATGAAGATGTTTTCAACACCAAATATCGCTGAAGCCCTACCTATAAATCCAACTTTAACCGTCCTCTCCCTTAATGATCGGGGGTAACTGGCAAACGAGGCTGGTATCGCTATTGAAGAGACTAACTTCAACACCATATAATCACCTTTCGTTTAACCTCAGCGTATAAATGTAGGGAAGGCTTATATTTACGTCCGTTAAGCCTTAATGATGGCGCCGATGAGGAGCTTGCCGAGTTTCTAGCTAAGCGATGAGAGACCATTCATGCACCACGGAGGCGCCAACCCTAGCTAGTTTATAAAGCCCCCTTTACATGGTACAACGTTAAGGACGCCGCCTAATCCCTTAAAAACTTCTTAACGTAAAATAGTAGGGTAATCTGGTATGTACTTTCTATCTCCTAAGGCTAAGTTGGAGGGGGTACACATAGGACCTGGGGCTTTAATCTTAGGGCCTTCATCCATCGGCGCCGGAACTTTGATAGACGCCTTCGTCGTGGTAGGCTATCTTACCCGCTCAAGTTTAATGAGCCTTAGATCCTTAAACATTAACGCTACGAAATTACTGGAGGAGGGCGATAAGTTAAGCAGAGGAGCTAAGATAGGTAGGAACTGTTTAATTAGAACTGGATCTGTAATCTATGAAGGTTGCGAGATAGATGATGAAGTCGAAGTAGGACATAACGTCCTCATAAGAGAAAACACCATAACAGGTCGAAGCACCGTCATAGGCTCCGGGACGATTATCGAGGGACAATGCCGCATAGGGAGAAATGTAAGCATTCAGTCAAACGCCTTCTTACCCTTGTTAACGGTAATCGAGGACGACGTTTTCATCGGCCCCCGAGCCGTCATAACTAATGACAAGTACCCTAAAAGCCGTAGAATCGTACCTACCGTGGTGAAAAGGCGCGCGATTTTAGGCGCTAACGCCACAATAATAGCTGGAGTAACCGTAGGGGAGGAAGCAGTTGTTGCAGCTGGAGCCGTAGTTACTAAGGACGTTAAACCGGGAAAGGTAGTAGCTGGTGTACCAGCTAAGGAAGTGGGAGATGTAGCTGATTATAAGGCAAAGAAGAAAGCTTACGAGGGTGTAAAGGGTGACTAAGTTCAGGTTCCTTAACCATACCGCTGATGTTTACATAGAGGCTTACGGGAAGGATCTTAAAGAGGCTTTTGAGAACGCCGCCTTAGGCATGTTTGAAGTTATCGTTAATACCGGAAACGTAACCGCATCCGAGGAGCTGGATATAAGCGTTGAAGGAAGCGACCTTCAATCCCTACTCTATAACTGGCTTGAAGAATTATTATACCTGTTTGACGCTAAGGGCTTAGTGTTTTCGGAGTTTAAGGTCTTACGTATTACCATAGGTGAGGCGGTTTACCGCCTCGAAGCTAAGGTTCGTGGTGAAAAATTTAACCCTGAAAAGCATGAGGGGCGGACTGCTATTAAAGCGGTTACGTACTCGTTAATGGAAGTTCAAGTAAAGCCTGAAGGGGTTACCTTACGCTTCGTTCTCGACATATAACTCCATAATCATACCTTTTAAAAGGTAATAGGCGGCGGCTGTTTAACTTAAGCATTCTTACATGCCCCTCAACCGAATGGCGCACTGTTAAAGCCTCGATAAACGCCTTAACAGTTAAGTGTTAATCCATGCAAGGTTCTATTCTCCAAATTGTAGCCTCCATGGTGAGAGCTATGTTAACGATTTATAAGTCGACGTAACCGAATAACTAGGCTAAAAAGGAGGGAGTTAAATCGTTTTAAGCCCTCCTATAGCTTAATGATGAAGGCGCTTCAAGTATTTGCACCTTTTCGATCGGTATCGGTTAAACCTCTAATGTTAATGAGGTGAAAAACTAAAACTTATATGTGTTATTTACACTTAATACCAATGATGCCGGGGTGGCTGAGCGGTTAAAGCGCTGGCCAGCTCGTAAGCCCAGAATTGAGGCTTAAAGGATAGCCAGTGGCCCTTACGGGCCTCGTGGGTTCGA is a window encoding:
- a CDS encoding RNA methyltransferase, which translates into the protein MVLKLVSSIAIPASFASYPRSLRERTVKVGFIGRASAIFGVENIFIYKDRPDVKRSEALIVADILNYMNCPQYLRKYLYPLKPYLRYVGILPPLRSPHHPLKLKGEQLPPLSYREGVVTSRLKDGSSLVEVGLDKPVVVQKVKLNKKRPVILRLERNGCELKAQPVDRSEVPYYFGYEAKVLWRPLGELVKSLSPDLTIATSKYGVDLKEVIKPLRARIKSARSMLVLFGSPTEGLRDILKREGLKVEEVADFNVNFAPGQSTETIRTEEAVFIVLSVLNLLKHTDVS
- a CDS encoding archease, with translation MTKFRFLNHTADVYIEAYGKDLKEAFENAALGMFEVIVNTGNVTASEELDISVEGSDLQSLLYNWLEELLYLFDAKGLVFSEFKVLRITIGEAVYRLEAKVRGEKFNPEKHEGRTAIKAVTYSLMEVQVKPEGVTLRFVLDI
- a CDS encoding DapH/DapD/GlmU-related protein; amino-acid sequence: MYFLSPKAKLEGVHIGPGALILGPSSIGAGTLIDAFVVVGYLTRSSLMSLRSLNINATKLLEEGDKLSRGAKIGRNCLIRTGSVIYEGCEIDDEVEVGHNVLIRENTITGRSTVIGSGTIIEGQCRIGRNVSIQSNAFLPLLTVIEDDVFIGPRAVITNDKYPKSRRIVPTVVKRRAILGANATIIAGVTVGEEAVVAAGAVVTKDVKPGKVVAGVPAKEVGDVADYKAKKKAYEGVKGD